The following proteins come from a genomic window of Spongiibacter tropicus DSM 19543:
- a CDS encoding DNA-binding domain-containing protein gives MSESFRDVQRKFSAYMRDPENTMPPANIEERRLKVYRELFYNTVEGLLAKSFPVIREILDDRDQWHVLVRDFYTNARCDSPYFTELPERFVAYLADEVALPLPPYLPELAHYEWLELVLEIAEDTKLVPPATQGDLLDDVPVLNPVYQLAQYHWPVSQIAVNCEPDAPLSTPMLVLLYRDAGDVVRFMEINDITAAFVEQLNSMPELSGREHLQRLATQLPQIPVEQVLHFGADMLTDFQARGLILGTMQRP, from the coding sequence ATGAGCGAATCTTTCCGTGATGTGCAGCGGAAGTTCAGCGCCTATATGCGCGACCCCGAAAATACGATGCCACCAGCAAATATCGAAGAACGGCGACTCAAGGTCTATCGCGAGCTGTTCTACAACACGGTGGAGGGCCTGCTTGCCAAAAGCTTTCCGGTGATTCGGGAGATACTTGATGACCGGGATCAGTGGCATGTCCTGGTCCGCGATTTTTACACCAATGCCCGCTGCGACAGCCCCTATTTTACGGAATTGCCCGAGCGCTTTGTGGCCTATCTGGCTGATGAGGTGGCGCTCCCCCTGCCACCCTATCTGCCTGAGCTGGCGCACTACGAGTGGCTGGAACTGGTGCTGGAAATTGCCGAAGACACCAAGCTTGTACCGCCCGCTACACAGGGCGATTTGTTAGATGACGTGCCGGTACTGAACCCCGTTTATCAACTGGCGCAATACCACTGGCCGGTCAGCCAGATTGCGGTGAACTGTGAGCCCGATGCGCCATTGAGCACGCCAATGCTGGTGCTGCTGTACCGCGATGCCGGTGACGTCGTGCGGTTTATGGAGATCAACGACATCACCGCCGCGTTCGTTGAGCAGCTCAACAGCATGCCCGAGTTGTCAGGCCGAGAGCATTTGCAACGACTTGCGACGCAGTTGCCGCAGATTCCGGTGGAGCAGGTTTTGCATTTTGGCGCCGATATGCTGACCGATTTTCAGGCGCGTGGCCTGATTCTCGGGACGATGCAAAGGCCGTGA
- a CDS encoding DUF692 domain-containing protein, with protein MFSTDFGKVSGAGLGLRRALMDPLENEETAWPDFLEVAPENWIRVGGRFGRRFAALAERRPLLCHGLSLSLGSTDPVDWAFLGEVRDFLRKHRVQKYTEHLSYCSDNGHLYDLAPIPFTEEAVRHVAGRIAAVQDFLGERIGIENVSYYAAPGADMSEIDFVNAVLNEADCELLLDVNNIYVNSINHGYDPLAYLQALPLERVCYIHVAGHYDEADDLKIDTHGADVIDPVWGLLSQTYQRVGALPTLLERDFNFPPLADLMVEVEQIRQLQAGVEIPARALR; from the coding sequence ATGTTTTCCACTGACTTTGGCAAGGTGTCCGGCGCTGGTCTCGGCCTGCGCCGGGCACTGATGGACCCGCTGGAGAACGAGGAAACAGCGTGGCCGGACTTTCTGGAGGTTGCACCGGAAAACTGGATACGGGTGGGCGGTCGTTTTGGCCGCCGCTTCGCTGCACTTGCTGAGCGACGGCCGCTGCTTTGTCACGGCCTGTCGCTGTCGCTGGGCAGCACCGACCCCGTCGACTGGGCGTTTCTTGGCGAAGTGCGCGACTTCCTTCGCAAGCACCGTGTACAGAAATACACCGAACACCTGAGCTATTGCAGTGACAATGGCCACTTATACGACCTGGCGCCGATCCCGTTTACCGAGGAAGCCGTGCGCCATGTTGCCGGACGTATCGCAGCCGTGCAGGATTTTCTCGGCGAGCGTATCGGCATTGAAAACGTCAGTTACTACGCGGCGCCTGGCGCCGATATGTCGGAAATCGACTTTGTTAACGCCGTGCTGAATGAAGCTGACTGCGAGCTGCTGCTCGATGTGAACAACATCTACGTGAACAGCATCAACCATGGCTACGATCCGCTTGCCTATTTGCAGGCACTGCCGCTGGAACGCGTCTGCTACATCCATGTGGCCGGGCATTACGATGAAGCGGACGACTTGAAAATCGACACCCATGGCGCGGATGTCATCGACCCGGTATGGGGCTTACTGTCGCAGACCTATCAGCGTGTCGGTGCCCTGCCTACCTTGTTGGAGCGGGATTTCAACTTTCCGCCGCTGGCGGACTTGATGGTGGAAGTGGAACAGATTCGCCAGTTACAGGCCGGTGTTGAGATACCGGCGAGGGCACTGCGATGA
- a CDS encoding RNA polymerase sigma factor, with protein MDETKLEKLKAGDEALFADVVREHHRALLALVVPLVGHSDAEEAVQNAWIKAHRALPGFEGRSSLRTWLGRIALNEAKMLLRKGGREACLTDIFPDALAADVLEGRFDRRGHWQSPLVQWDLESPDSLLMRDDLSDCLDRILEAMPTTQRAVLELRDTAGIAFEEICNELSISASNARVILHRARSQLVKLVDHYEETGEC; from the coding sequence GTGGACGAGACAAAGCTGGAGAAACTCAAGGCCGGAGACGAGGCGCTGTTTGCTGACGTGGTGCGAGAGCATCATCGCGCCTTGCTCGCGTTGGTGGTGCCGCTGGTCGGCCACAGCGACGCGGAGGAGGCGGTGCAGAATGCCTGGATTAAGGCCCATCGTGCGCTGCCGGGTTTTGAGGGGCGCTCCAGTCTTCGTACCTGGCTGGGACGTATCGCCCTCAATGAAGCCAAGATGCTGCTCCGCAAGGGCGGCCGCGAAGCTTGCCTGACGGATATTTTCCCGGATGCGCTGGCGGCGGACGTTCTGGAGGGCCGCTTCGATCGTCGCGGTCACTGGCAGTCGCCATTGGTGCAGTGGGATCTGGAGAGCCCCGACAGTCTGCTGATGCGCGATGACCTGTCCGATTGTCTCGATCGGATCCTGGAAGCAATGCCCACAACACAGCGCGCGGTGCTTGAGCTGCGCGATACGGCTGGCATTGCCTTCGAGGAAATCTGTAACGAACTGTCGATTTCTGCATCCAATGCCCGGGTGATTTTGCACCGTGCCCGCAGCCAGTTAGTGAAACTGGTGGATCACTACGAGGAGACCGGGGAATGCTGA
- a CDS encoding SDR family NAD(P)-dependent oxidoreductase: MQRHRGHVALITGAASGIGRATAVRLAEEGASVMLADVNREGLEATRALLPASTAAQCVELDVTQQDSCQQAVEQCIRDFGRLDVLCNIAGISLCRHLVDITAEEWQRIVAINLNGVFFMCQAAMPRLVETRGNVVNMASTAGLEGLAYNAAYCATKAAVVMFSKSLALEFSGKGVRVNAICPGAVETPLSSAFEMPEGSDPALLGRMFPLLEMSKPDEVAAAVAYLSSPEARFVTGVAFAIDGGQTAG, encoded by the coding sequence ATGCAAAGGCACAGGGGACATGTCGCGCTGATTACCGGCGCGGCTTCAGGTATTGGGCGCGCCACCGCGGTCAGGCTGGCCGAAGAGGGCGCCAGCGTCATGTTGGCGGATGTCAATCGGGAGGGACTGGAGGCGACTCGCGCCTTGCTGCCTGCGTCGACAGCAGCGCAGTGCGTTGAACTTGACGTGACGCAACAGGATAGCTGCCAGCAGGCAGTTGAACAGTGTATTCGGGATTTCGGGCGGCTGGATGTGCTGTGCAATATTGCGGGCATATCCCTCTGTCGGCACTTGGTGGATATCACGGCTGAAGAGTGGCAGCGCATTGTGGCTATCAATCTCAATGGCGTGTTTTTCATGTGTCAGGCTGCCATGCCGCGACTGGTCGAGACTCGGGGAAATGTTGTCAATATGGCGTCTACCGCCGGGCTGGAAGGCCTGGCCTACAATGCGGCCTACTGCGCGACCAAAGCGGCGGTGGTGATGTTCAGCAAATCGCTGGCGCTGGAGTTTTCCGGCAAGGGCGTGAGGGTGAATGCGATTTGTCCCGGTGCGGTGGAGACGCCGCTCAGCTCGGCGTTTGAAATGCCGGAAGGGTCGGATCCGGCGCTGCTGGGACGTATGTTTCCGCTGCTGGAGATGAGTAAGCCCGACGAAGTTGCGGCAGCCGTTGCCTACCTGTCTTCTCCCGAGGCGCGTTTCGTTACCGGCGTAGCGTTTGCGATTGATGGCGGACAGACGGCGGGTTGA